In Flavobacterium enshiense, the genomic stretch TTCTGTATTGATATTGGAAGCGTTTAGTGCTCCGCAATTATGACTTCTGTACATTTTTATAAAATTTGATGCAAATTTAAGTTTTTTTTTGAGTTTGAAAGTTGGGTTTTTAATATTAGAGATAATTTTAATTTTGTAGGATTTTACTTTGTCGTGTTAAGTTTTGTTTCTATGTTACCGAATTGTTATCTAAAAGTTTATTTAGTGTAAAATATGTCGTAATTTAGAGTAATATTTTAGCTAACCTATTAAAATACAGATACTATGAGAAAGACTTTATTCGTGGGATTGTTGCTGATGGCAGGAGTGGTTTCCGCTCAGAAAATTGAACCAAAATATCAGGCTGTAGGGAAACAGGTAAAAGCGACCTATTATTATGATAACGGTCAGATAAAACAGGAAGGTTTTTACAAAGACGGGAAACTGAACGGAAAATGGATAGCTTATAACGAAGATGGTTCCAAACAATCGATAGGAGAATATTCAAAAGGTGTAAAAACCGGAAAATGGTTCTTTTGGAACAACGCCACACTGGCAGAAGTGGATTACAACCACAGTAAGATCGTTGAAATAAAAAAATGGACTAAAGACGCGATAGTAAACAGGAATTAACCACGGTCTGCTTTCGAGAAAAGGTTATACCTGTTTATAAAGACGGATTCAATACCAGCGTCTTTGAGGGGGAATGGCTGTTACAGAGTAGTGACAGCCATTCTTGTTTTTAGTCGGAAAAATAAATTTTAAAAAGGGGTTAAATCTGACAAAATTGATATATTTGATTTCTCAATCAAAAAAATATAACATAATGAAGAGACTTTTTTTAACAGTAACTACTTTGCTGCTGACTGCTGCAGCTATCGCACAGAATAAAGATTGTGCTACTTTTTCTGCCACTATTGCAAACGGCCCTAACGAAGCCACAATTACTTCGAGAGGAAAATTGGTTAAAAAAATCAGTGGAAAAAACGGTGTTTTTAAAGATACTTTAAGAGTAAAAGAGGGTTTGTATGAATTGCATGTAGGTGAGGAGTATACCGATTTGTATCTGAAAAATGGCTATGATTTAAAATTGAAGATGGATGTGAATCAGTTTGATGAGTCCGTAGTTTATGAAGGAATCGGGGCACCGGAAAATAATTTTTTAGCTAAACAGATTTTATTGGATGAAAAGCTTGATTTCAATGGATTGATGGCTTCCAATGAAGCAGATTTCAATGCAAAATACAATGAAATATTAAAAAGTAATTTGTCTCGTCTGGACGATAAAAGTCTTTCAACTTCTTTCGTAACACTTCAAAAAAAGCAAATGGAGATGAAATACGGCCAGTTAAAAATGATTTACGATCAAAGAGTACAAGTTGGGAAAATGAACAATACTGTGGCGCCTTCCTTTGATTATGTAAATTACAAAGGCGGAAAGTCAAAGCTGGAAGATTTTAGAGGAAAGTTTGTATACATCGATCTTTGGGCTACCTGGTGCGGACCTTGTCGTGCAGAAATTCCTTTTTTAAAGGATGTTGAAAAAAAATACCATGGTAAAAATATTGTGTTCATGAGTATCTCCATAGACAAACAGACTGATATGGATAAATGGAAAAAAATGGTTAAAGACAAAGAATTAGGCGGTGTACAGCTTTTCGCAGACAACGAATGGAATTCAAAATTTGTGCAGGATTTTAAAGTAACTGGTATTCCAAGATTTATTTTAATTGATCCGAATGGGAAAGTGGTAAACGCGGATGCTCCAAGACCTTCTTCTCCGGAATTAGCTTCCGTTTTTGATAAGTTGTTAAATTAAACGAAAGAAATTTTAAAACAATGAATGGCTGTTACAGAGTAGTGACAGCCATTTTTGTTTCCGGATGTTTCTAAATTTGGTTGTTTTGACGGATTGTATAGGTGTCCTAAGGGCAAAATAAAACCCGCTGCATCACTGTAGCGGGTTTTATAACAATTTAAATTTAAGGATTACATTTCGTGTTTCGGGTTAAAACCGTCTTCACTTAATTCTTTATGAACATAGTCGGCTACCATTTCAGCTTCATAGTCAATTTTTTCTCCTTTAGAGAATTTAGCAACTATTTTCTCCATGATTTCATAAATCACAGGAACGATAATCAGGGTTAGGAATAATGAGGATATTAATCCACCGATGATTACCCAAGCCAAACCATTTTTCCATTCTGCACCAGCTCCAGATGCTAATGCAATTGGGAACATACCAAAAACCATGGCAATAGTAGTCATTAAGATTGGACGCAAACGAGCGTGGTTAGCTTGTATCAATGCCGTACGGATTGTTTCGCCGGCAGCACGACGCTGGTTGGTATAATCCACCAGCATAATCGCGTTTTTACACACTAAACCGATAAGCATGATTATACCCAAAATGGTAAATATATTCAAACTGTTATTGGTTAATCCTAAGGCTAATAAAGCTCCAATGAAAGAAAGCGGGATAGCGAATAATACCACAAACGGGTGCACAAAGCTATCATACAAACTTACCATTACCAGATAAACCAAAATAATAGCTGCCAACAG encodes the following:
- a CDS encoding toxin-antitoxin system YwqK family antitoxin, whose amino-acid sequence is MRKTLFVGLLLMAGVVSAQKIEPKYQAVGKQVKATYYYDNGQIKQEGFYKDGKLNGKWIAYNEDGSKQSIGEYSKGVKTGKWFFWNNATLAEVDYNHSKIVEIKKWTKDAIVNRN
- a CDS encoding TlpA family protein disulfide reductase, which translates into the protein MKRLFLTVTTLLLTAAAIAQNKDCATFSATIANGPNEATITSRGKLVKKISGKNGVFKDTLRVKEGLYELHVGEEYTDLYLKNGYDLKLKMDVNQFDESVVYEGIGAPENNFLAKQILLDEKLDFNGLMASNEADFNAKYNEILKSNLSRLDDKSLSTSFVTLQKKQMEMKYGQLKMIYDQRVQVGKMNNTVAPSFDYVNYKGGKSKLEDFRGKFVYIDLWATWCGPCRAEIPFLKDVEKKYHGKNIVFMSISIDKQTDMDKWKKMVKDKELGGVQLFADNEWNSKFVQDFKVTGIPRFILIDPNGKVVNADAPRPSSPELASVFDKLLN